The genomic region TTTGGTCTGATGCAGGCGCGGCTGGCGATGCTAAACTTCGTCAGAGCTATCATGAAATTGTCAAAAGCCAACTTCCTCAAAACCCACAAGCAATTCTTGATGTAGGCTGTAGCGTGGGTATGAGTACATTTGCTCTAAAAGCACTCTATCCCCAAGCCAAAATTACTGGTTTAGACTTATCACCCTATTTTCTTGCCGTTGCCCATCAGCGATCGCAGCAGCAAAACCAGAGCGAAATCGAATGGGTACACGCTGCCGCAGAAGCAACAGGACTACCAGAGGCAAATTACGATCTCGTTTCGATTTTTCTCGTCTGTCACGAATTGCCTCAGTCAGCCACGCGGCAGATATTGCAGGAGATGCAGCGGTTATTGCGTCCAGGTGGATATTTGGCAATTATGGACATGAATCCCCAGTCAGCAATTTATGCCCAGATGCCACCCTACATCTTGACGCTACTCAAAAGTACCGAGCCATATCTAGACGAATATTTCACGTTGGATATTGCTCAAGCAATTGTAGCAGCAGGTTTCCATCCACCTACTATCACCTGCAACAGCCC from Chroococcidiopsis sp. SAG 2025 harbors:
- a CDS encoding class I SAM-dependent methyltransferase, encoding MTVAANTATGLGSRLVNTVLAIQPLANLAKHQARQMMVKRAEKIGVPWTKTVRELRSQAWESHWQQVYNPQLQYPEYYCCSFHAYEQGNLSWDAAFEVEVAARAVHAGIWSDAGAAGDAKLRQSYHEIVKSQLPQNPQAILDVGCSVGMSTFALKALYPQAKITGLDLSPYFLAVAHQRSQQQNQSEIEWVHAAAEATGLPEANYDLVSIFLVCHELPQSATRQILQEMQRLLRPGGYLAIMDMNPQSAIYAQMPPYILTLLKSTEPYLDEYFTLDIAQAIVAAGFHPPTITCNSPRHRTIVSQVRS